In the genome of Paenarthrobacter ilicis, the window TGGGGTAACCCAGGTAGCCGCCCTCGAACCCGGTACGCCCCCAGGCGCTGTGGATGGAACCGCCCGTCCGCTGGGCTTTGGTTGCCGGTGAGTAGGAAATGGCGCCGCGTTCGAAGAGTTGTTTTGAACCGCCGTCGCGCAAGCCGGTCTCAGTGTGGGACGTAGGGTAGCCGTGCTGACCTGCCGGGCCTTCCGCATCCCACCAAGCGGTGCGGACGGGGCCGTTGGCGACAACCTTGGCTCCGGTGCGGGCAGACCACGCAATATCCCCACCAGCAAAGCGCTGGATGCACCCACGGGCGCTGCCGGTGCCGGTACATTCCTCGCCGCTGGTGGGCCGGACAAGCACGCTGCGGGCCCACGCACTGGTGGAATACAGCTGGCCGATTGCTCCGGTAACCGGCGGCGCCGCATTTTCCGTCCGGATGGCCGGAGAAGCCTCAGCCCTGGAAACCTGCCCTGCATACGCGGGAACCAGCAGCAGCACGGCAACCATTCCCACCATCCAACGCCTCAACGGCCCTGCACTACCCACTTCTTGACCCCTCAACTACGGGTTGTCCCAGCTGCTCCCCCAAGGACAACAGTGAGGCCAGTTCCTACGACGCCGGCATCCTGTTTCACGGCGTCTCCGCCTATGGTGTCACATCCGTCCGACAAAGCTCTTGAAAGCCTTTGAACAAGTGTTTAGTGTATGGAACATGCGTTCAATCGCAGAAGATTTGACCACCCGCGCACGGATCCGCGACGCCGCAATCGGCCTCTTTGGCCGGGAGGGGTTTGCCCGTGCCACCATCCGCGCCGTGGCCGCTTCCGCGGGAGTCAGTCCAGGGCTGGTCATTCATCATTTCGGCAGCAAATCCGGCCTCAGGACAGCCTGCGACCAGCACGTGCTGGCCCGGACCGCGGAGCAGGGAATGGAAAAAACGGACCCCCGTTCCGCTGGCCAGCTGATCCAGGACTACCTCGCCAATCCAGATCACTACGCTGACGAGATCGCCTATATCCGGCGGGCCTTGGGGGACGAATCCGACGCCGGAGATGCCTTCTTCGACGGCGTGGTTTCCCAAACCGAAAAGATCATCACCGCCGGCATCGCCACCGGCACCATCCGGAAGTTCAGCGACGTCCGGTCCACCGCCGTCGTTGTCGCCTCCAACAGCCTCTCCATGCTCATGCTGGGCCGGCATATTTCCCGGGCACTGGACGTCGAAGCGCCAGAGCCCCACGGGATAGGTCCCGATCTTTTGCGGGAGCTCACCCTGCCCGCGCTGGAACTGTACACGCGCGGTTACTACACGGACTCGCGGTTCCTTGATGCCGCCCGCGAGGCCCTCAACACCGCTGAACAAGGAAGGGAGCATGCCCCGTGACCCAGGCAATCGTCGTCGAGGGTTTACGTAAGAAGTTCGGGCACCGGGAAGTCCTGCACGGAGTCGATTTCGCGGTGGAGCGCGGATCTGTCTTCGGCGTCATTGGCCCCAATGGCGCCGGCAAGACCACCACCATGCGCTGCCTGCTGGACATCATCCGGCCCAGCGCCGGTTCCATCTCAGTGCTCGGCCAGGACCCACGGGAGGCGGGTACCGGGCTGCGCCGCAGGATCGGCTACCTGCCGGGAGAACTGCAGCTGGAAAACAGGACCACGGGCCGGCGGGTGCTGGAGCATTTTGCCCGGATCAGCGGGCCTGTAGCGGCGGGGTACGTGGACGAGTTGGCCGAGCGGCTGCACCTGGACCTGGACCGCCAAACCCGCAAGCTCTCCAAGGGCAACAAGCAAAAGTTGGGACTCCTGCAGGCGTTCATGCACCGGCCCGAGTTGCTGGTGCTCGATGAGCCCACCAGCGGCCTGGACCCTTTGGTCCAGCAAGAGTTCCACGCCATGGTCCGTGAAGCCGTGGACGGTGGAGCCACGGTCTTCCTGAGCTCGCACGTCCTCAGTGAGGTCCAGCAGGCCGCGGACACGGTAGCGATCCTTCGGGACGGTGCCATTGTCACTGTCGCTACCGTGGAAGGCCTGCGGGCGGCGGCCGTCCGCCAGTTGCGGTTCATCAGTACCGGAACGGCAGCCCACGACGTCGGTGCGCTGCTGGACCGGGTGCCGGGCGTCACCAACTCCGCGGTGCGGGTTCTGGCCGACAACCAACTGACCGCCCCTTCCGTGGAAGCCACAGCCACGGTGGCTGGCCACGTTCAACCGCTGGTGCAGGCGCTGGCACGCCTGGAACTGACGGACCTTGTCCTTGAAGAACCGGACCTGGAAGAGGCGGTCCTGACGCTGTACAAGGGCAGCGGTTCCCGGAAAGAAGCACACCATGTCTAGCGTCCTGCCCCTCGCCACCAAAGCCTTGACGGATTCCTGGCGCTCCACCCTGGCCTGGGCCGTGGGGCTGACCGCGGCCTGCATGTTGTACCTGCCGCTGTACCCGTCCATTGGCGGCAGTTCCCAGATGCAGGAGCTGATCAACGCCCTGCCGCCACAGATGACCAAGGCCTTGAATTACGACCAAATTGCGTCAGGGCCCGGCTACACCCAGGCGACCTTGTTCGGCCTGATCGGCTTCCTGTTGATGTCCATGGCTTCCGTTGGTTGGGGCGCCGCGGCGGTGGGCGGCGATGAGGAATCCGGATTGCTGGAACTGACGCTGGCGCACAGCGTCACCCGGGTGCAGGTGGTGTTGGAACGCGCCCTGGCCATGGTGGTCCGGGTGGGCGCCCTGTCCGTCTTGGTCTTCCTGTTGGTGCTGGGACTGAACGGACCCGCCCAGCTGAATGTCGACGTCGGGCATCTGGCCGGAGCGGTGTTGCTGTTCGCCGGACTGGCTTTGCTCAGCGGGACTGCTGCGCTCTTCGCCGGTGCACTGACGGGACGGAAGGTGTACGGAGTGGCTGCGGGCGCGGCGGTGGCCGTGCTGGGCTACGTGTTCAATGCCGTGGGCCGCCAGAGTTCCACCGTTGGCTGGTTGTTGGACCTCTCGCCCTATCACTGGGCTTATGGCAACTCCCCCGTGGCCAACGGCGCGGATTGGGGAGCTGTGGGTGGCTTGCTGGGCATTTCAGCAGCCCTGATCCTGCTGGCGGCCCTGGCTCTCCAGCGCAGGGACGTGGGCGTTTAGCTCCAAGAGTGCGGTTAACTCCAACTATGGGGCGCTGGGCGGCGCGCTCCAGGAAGGGCGTTGTTCTCCCGCCACTCATGGATCCATTCCGGCAATTCCATCTCTGCCGGGGGCGCACCGAACTCCGCGATGATTTCCTCCTGCGTCACGGGCCTGCCCTTGGTGACCAGCCGGGTGGCGATGTGCGCGCGGGCGTAGATCTCGCCGTCCACCACCATGCGCTGCTCAAAGTAGATGGCCTTGGTGTCCAGGCCGATGATGCGCGTCTCAATGCTGTACTGCTGCCACAGCTTCAAGGACTTGCGGAAGGCGATGGTCTCCCCGGCGGCAACCGGGGTCCACCCCTTCTTGCGCATCCGCGCCCAGGTCCCGCTGCGAACCATGAGGTCGAAACGGCCCAGATCCATCAGGGAGAAGTACATTCCGTTGTTGACGTGCATGGCAATGTCGATGTCCGTGGGCAGTACCCGCAGCGGCAGCGACGACTCTTCCCAAATGCCCAAGGGCGAGCGCTTGGACGAGGTGAACAACAGCACGAGGGTGCGCAGAAGCAGATGCATATCTTGATGTTACCCGTGGGTAACTTTTGGGGAAACGCCGGGTCCGGATGATGGACTCCCCAACGCCCGCTGCGCTCTATGTCCAACGATTGCACCAACGTTTACCCATGGTTCATCCAAGGCATGCACAATGTCTGAAACCCGTATCAATGAATGGACACAAGGGAGACCCCTTTGAGCATGCTGCAAACCACCAGGCCCCACGGCGATGTTTGGCCCCACCTCTCCCGGCATCAGGACGTTATCCTTCAGGACGCCCGGGGCAACCGGATCGAGGGAACCATCGACGGCATGACCGATGACCGGAGTACCCTGTGGATCCAGCTCAAGGGCGGCCTGGGCCGTCAACTGATCCACCACCTCGATGGCTACTGGCTGGAGACACCCGGAGCATAGTGCCCCGAAGCCTGAGTCAGCGGGCCTTCCGGTGGTTAGTATTCCCCTATGACTCAAGCGCGATACCGGGACCTGGTGGAGTGGCCCCTTATGGCCACAGCACTGGTCTTCCTGGCAGCCTACGCCTGGCAGGTCATCGGCAGGGTTGACGGCGCAGCCGGTGTTCCCTTCGAGGTAATCCTGTGGATCACCTGGGGGATCTTCGCCCTGGACTACTTCATCAACCTCTGGCTGGCCGAGGACAGAACGCGCTGGTTCCTGTGGAATCTGCACGAACTCCTGATTGTGGTGCTGCCCTTCTTCCGGCCCCTGCGCCTCCTGCGCCTGGTCACACTGCTGTCCGTCCTGCAACGCACCGTTGGCGAAACACTGCGCGGCAGGGTGGCCACGTATGTTGCCGGCGCTGCAGCAATGCTCATCCTGGTAGGTGCGCTCGCGGTCCTGGACGTTGAACAAACCGACCCCGAGGCCAAAATCAAAACCTTTGGCGACGCCGCGTGGTGGGCCGTCACCACCATCACCACCGTGGGATACGGCGATCTTTACCCGGTGACTCCCATCGGCAGGATTGTGGCAGCTGCCCTCATGATGAGCGGGATTGCCGTCCTGGGTATCGTCACCGCCTCCATCGCATCATGGCTTGTGCAACGGATCGAGGAGAACGCCGAGGGCGCGGCTGCTGCTGCGGGAGCCGCCGCGGGAGAAAAGGTCGCCGCTGCCGAGGAACCCGTCCGGGCGGAGATGGCAGACCTGGTGACCGAAATTGCGGCGCTCAGGCTGGAAATTGCTGAGCTGCGTGAAAACACCAAGCTCCAGCGGGAGCACGGGGCTTAGGACCTTCACGCCCGCCACCACCCACTTTGGCCCGCACATCCGACGACACGCCGGACCCAGGGGCTCCTGCGCGGGGACATGTCTCCAAAGTTGGTGGTGACGGCGATTCAGCTCAAAGACGAGGGCATAAAAAAAATCCCCGGAACCATTGGTTCCGGGGATTTCCTTTGGGTGGCAGATGAGGGATTCGAACCCCCGTAGGCGTTGCCAGCTGATTTACAGTCAGCCCCCTTTGGCCGCTCGGGTAATCTGCCGAACTTCAAAAGAAGATCACTTCCGGAGACCGTTTCTTTTAGATCCGGCAACCGAAGGCAGAGACAACTGTACAGAACTTTCTGCGAAGAATCTAATCGGACTCCGGCCCGGGATTTTGCCCGGGGGCTCAGGCCTCGCCGAGGATCCGGCCAGCCAATTTCGCCTCGAACTTCTCAGCCTGCTCCGGGGTGATCTGGTTCAGCTGAACCGCCCGCTGCAGGTCAGCGTGGACCCCGTCCATTCGGGCGGCAGCATCGGGAACAGGGCTCAACACCACGGACGCAGCAACAGCCGCGGCGGCCACGGCACTGGCGGCGGCGATTGCGGCCGAACCAATGGACCCCCGCGCCGCAGACGCTGATTTGCTGACGTAGTGGACGGCCTTGCTGCTCATGCTTTTCCTCCGGCGTTGTGCTTCCTACAACTGGTACAACTCTCAACCCGGCCCCTCGGTTCCAGCCCTGCATGTGCTGTGAGCGAACTGTGAAACACATCCACCCTCCCAAGGGGCGCCTTCCGTACTAGGCTGGATGCCAGACCAATCCGCCCTCACAGGGCCCCCAACCTAAGGAGAGTCATGGCAGGCGAATCCACATTCGACGTCGTCAGCAAGGTAGACAAGCAAGAGGTCGCCAACGCGCTCAACCAGTCCCAGAAGGAGATCGCGCAGCGGTACGACTTCAAGGGTGTTGGCGCTGAGATCGACTTCAGCGGCGAGAAGATCCTCATGAAGGCCAACTCCGAGGACCGCGTCCTGGCCGTCCTGGACGTTTTCCAGTCCAAGCTCATCAAGCGCGGCATCTCCTTGAAGTCCCTGGACCAGGGAGAGCCTTTCCCCTCCGGCAAGGAATTCCGCCTTGAGTGCACCATCAAGGAGGGCATTGCCCAGGACATCGCCAAGAAGATCAACAAGATCATCCGTGACGAAGCGCCCAAGTCCGTCAAGTCCCAGATCCAGGGCGATGAGCTCCGCGTGACCTCCAAATCCCGTGACGATCTTCAGGAAACCATGAACATCCTCAAGAAGTTCGAGGAAACCGATCTTCAGTTCGTGAACTTCCGCAGCTAGTTCACGTCCGCAGGACCTCCGGGGGCCGCCGGGATCAGCAATGATCCCGGCGGCCCCCGTTGTGTTTCGCGGCAATCCCACACCGGTTGGTCCATCGACCGCCGTAATGGAAAAATGCATTAGGGCATAAATAGTTTGCGTAATCGCCGGGAGACAGTATTCTTCTTCCTTAGGCGGGCCTAAGTATGGTCCCCCTTAGTGAAAGAACTCCCATGACCGCCAACTTCCTGATCGGCCTGCGCGAAGGCCTTGAGGCATCACTCATCGTGGTCCTCCTGATGGCCTACCTCGTCAAGTCGGACAGGCGGCATCTGATTCCCCGTCTTTGGGCCGGCGTCGGACTCGCAATCGCCATTTCCCTCGCCTTCGGCGCACTGCTGACCTTCGGTCCCCGCGGCCTGACGTTCGAAGCCCAGGAAGCCATTGGCGGCGGCCTGTCGATCGTCGCGGTGGGCCTGGTCACCTGGATGGTTTTCTGGATGGCCCGCACCGCGCGCAGCCTGGGCAGCGAGCTCCGGTCCCATGTGGATAAAGCGGCCGACGGCGCCGCCTGGGGCCTTGTGCTGGTGGCGGCACTGGCAGTGGGCCGGGAAGGGCTGGAAACGGCGCTCTTCATCTGGGCAGCAGCACAGGCTACCGGCGAAACGACGTTCCCGCTGCTCGGCGCACTGCTGGGCCTCCTGGCGGCCGCCGGCCTGGGTTACCTCCTGCACCGTGGTGTCCTGAAAGTGAACCTCGGCCGCTTCTTTACCTGGACGGGAGTCGGCCTGATCGTGATTGCGGGCGGCGTCCTGGCCTACGGCGTCCACGATCTGCAGGAAGCCGGCATTCTCCCTGGCCTCCACAACCTGGCCTTTGACGTATCAGCCGCCATCCCGCCGTCGTCCTGGTACGGCACCCTGCTCAAGGGCACCCTGAACTTCTCCCCCGCAACAACCTGGCTGGAAGCCGGCGCCTGGCTGCTCTACGTGATCCCGGTGATGTTCCTGTACATCCGGGCAAACCGTAAGCCAACAAGCACATCTTCCATCAAGGCTCCCGCTTCCGTGGTCACGGCACACCCCTGATCCTGCGCCCGTCGCCACTCTCCCCCTCAACAAAGGACACACCATGTTCGGCACGCCCCTGCCCGCTTCCCGCAAGCACCGCACGTCCCTGGCCGTGATCGGCGCCGCTGCCGCGCTGCCCCTGGTCCTTGCCGGGTGCACCGACAACACCAAACCTGCCAGCGCCACCGACGGACCCATCCAGGTTTCCAGCACGGCCACTGAATGCAAGGTCTCCAGCGCCACTGCCCCCAGCGGCAACCTGACGTTCTCGGTCAAGAACGATGGCAATGAAGTCACCGAGTTCTACCTGCTGGCCGAAGACGGCCTGCGCATCCTGGGCGAAGTGGAAAACATCGGCCCGGGCATCTCCCGCAACCTGGTGGTCACGGCCCCCGCGGGCAAGTACAACACCGCATGCAAGCCGGGCATGCAGGGCGACGGTATCCGGGCGTCCTTCGAGGTCACGGAGTCCGGCAACAAACCCAGTGTTGACGCGGACATGCAGAAGCTCCTGGACACCGGAACCCAGCAGTACACGGCGTATGTGAAGGACCAAACAGAGCAGCTGGTCACGGGCACCAAGGCGTTCGCGGATGCCTTTGCCGCCGGGGATGCTGCCAAGGCACGCGATCTGTACGCGGCCACACGCATGCACTGGGAGCGGATCGAGCCGGTAGCCGAATCGTTCGGGGACCTGGATCCCAAGCTCGACGCCCGCGAAGCTGACCTCGAGCCCGGCCAGGAATGGACCGGGTGGCACCGCGCAGAAAAGGACCTGTTCCCGCCGGCCGGTTACACCGCCATGACCCCCGCCGAGCGGACCGCCATCTCCACGCAACTGGTTGCCGATACCGAGGACCTCGCCAAGCGCACCCGCACCGTGGAGCTCACGGCGGACAAGCTGGGTAACGGCGCCAAGGAACTCCTGGATGAGGTGGCAACCGGCAAGGTCACCGGTGAAGAAGAGATCTGGTCCCACACGGACCTCTGGGACTTCCAGGCCAACGTGGACGGCGCACGGATTGCTTTCGAAAGCCTGAAGCCCGCCCTGGAGCAGAAGGACCCCGAGCTCGCCACCTCACTGGACGGCAAGTTCAGCGCCCTGCAGGCTGAGCTCAAGAAGCACGCCAAGGGCAACGGTTTCGCCTACTACAACGAGCTGGCCCCGGAGCAGGTCCAGCAGCTCGCAGCCCTGGTCGATTCGCTGGGTGAGCCCCTTTCCAAGCTCACCGCAGCAGTGGTGTTGTGAGCGGCTGCCCTTACGGGCACGCCGGGGAGCCTGCCGACGCTGACCGCAATGGCGAGGGTGCCGGCGTCGAAAGTTCCGACGTGACTGCCGCAGCTCCTGACAGTACTTCCACGTCTGACAGTACCTCCACGTCCGACGGCGGCCCTGCGGCTGCCGCTGAGGCGGGCACCCCGCGCTTCTCCCGGCGTGGGCTGTTGTCCCTCGCCGGGGTGGGTGGCGCGGGTGCTGTTGCGGGAATCGCAGCCGGCTTCCTTGGCCATGATCTGGTGACTGCAGGCGCAGCCAAGGCTGCAACCCCTGATGCCGGGTCAGCAGTTGTACCGTTTTTTGGCGAGCATCAGGCAGGCATCACCACGCCCGCGCAGGACCGTCTGCACATGGCCGCTTTTGACGTGACCACGGAGGACCGGAAAGAGCTCATCAAGCTCCTCAAGGACTGGACCGCCGCGGCCGAGGCCATGACCACCGGAGCGCCCACGGGCAAAACCGGCGCTGTGGACGGCCCCTACGACGCTCCGCCGGAAGACACCGGAGAAGCCCTGGACCTTCCGGCCGCAAAACTGACCCTCACGTTCGGCTTCGGCGCCGGACTGTTCGAGAAGGACGGCAAGGCACGGTTCGGGCTGGAGGGGCGCAGGCCCGAAGCTTTGATCGACCTCCCGCATTTCCCCGGCGACGATTTGCAACCGGCGCGCACGGGCGGGGACATCGTGATCCAGGCCTGTGCGGATGACCCGCAGGTTGCCGTGCACGCCATCCGCAACCTGGCCCGGATCGGGTTCGGCAAGGTACGGGTCCGATGGTCGCAACTGGGTTTTGGCCGCACGTCCTCCACGTCCAGGGCGCAGGTGACGCCGCGGAATCTCTTTGGCTTCAAGGACGGCACCAACAACCTCAAGGTCGAGGACAACTCCTTGCTGGATGACCACGTGTGGGTCCCGGCGGGGGCTCGGGCCAGTGAACAGTGGATGGCCGGCGGCAGCTACCTTGTTGCCCGCAGGATCCAAATGCACATTGAGATCTGGGACCGGACGTCCCTGCGTGAACAAGAGGGCGTGATTGGCCGGACCAAGGGAGCCGGCGCTCCCCTGTCCGGCGGCGACGAGTTCACCGCCCCCGATTTCGCGCTGGCAGGGCGCAACGGGGATCCCCTGATTTCGGTTGATTCGCATGTACGGCTGGCGCACCCGGACCAGAACGGTGGCATCCGGATGCTGCGGCGGGGCTACAACTTCACTGATGGCTCGGATGGTTTGGGGCACCTGGATGCCGGCCTGTTCTTCATCGCCTTCGTCAAGGACCCGCGCACCCACTACGTGCCCATGCAACTGGCGCTGGCCAAGAGCGACAAACTCTCCGTTGAGTACCTGAAACACACCGGATCAGGGCTGTTCGCTGTGCCTCCGGGTGTTGAAGCGGGCGGGTTCATCGGGCAAGGGCTGTTCGCCTGACCTTCGGCCCGTTCCGTGGCTGCGTTCCTGCCGTGACTGCGTTGGTGCCCCGCAATTCCGTCGCTGGCCCACTCCTGCGTTGCTGCCCAGCGACGGGTTAGTGGGGCAGCAACGAGGTTAGTGGCGGAAACACAGCCGAGTATCAGGAGAGTGGCCGTCCAGCCATCTGCTCCAACCGGCTGATCCGGTCCTTCATGGGCGGATGCGTGGAGAACATACGCCGCATTCCCCCGCCACGGAACGGGTTGGCGATCATCAGGTGGGATGCGTTCACCAGCCTCTGGTCCTGCGGCAACGGCAACTGGCTCACGCCGGACTCGATTTTGCGCAGGGCAGAGGCCAATGCCAACGGATCTCCCGTGAGCTCGGCACCGTCCTCGTCGGCGTCGTATTCCCTGGTGCGGGAGATGGCCATCTGGATCAGCGATGCCGCAAAAGGTGCCAACAATGCCATGGCGATAGTGGCCAGGGGGTTGGCATTACGCCGGTCCCCGCCGCCGAAGAACAGCAGCATCTGGCCCACGGACGTGATCACTCCGGCCACTGCCGCGGCCACGGACGATGTGAGGATGTC includes:
- a CDS encoding TetR family transcriptional regulator; the protein is MRSIAEDLTTRARIRDAAIGLFGREGFARATIRAVAASAGVSPGLVIHHFGSKSGLRTACDQHVLARTAEQGMEKTDPRSAGQLIQDYLANPDHYADEIAYIRRALGDESDAGDAFFDGVVSQTEKIITAGIATGTIRKFSDVRSTAVVVASNSLSMLMLGRHISRALDVEAPEPHGIGPDLLRELTLPALELYTRGYYTDSRFLDAAREALNTAEQGREHAP
- a CDS encoding YajQ family cyclic di-GMP-binding protein, translated to MAGESTFDVVSKVDKQEVANALNQSQKEIAQRYDFKGVGAEIDFSGEKILMKANSEDRVLAVLDVFQSKLIKRGISLKSLDQGEPFPSGKEFRLECTIKEGIAQDIAKKINKIIRDEAPKSVKSQIQGDELRVTSKSRDDLQETMNILKKFEETDLQFVNFRS
- the efeU gene encoding iron uptake transporter permease EfeU; the encoded protein is MTANFLIGLREGLEASLIVVLLMAYLVKSDRRHLIPRLWAGVGLAIAISLAFGALLTFGPRGLTFEAQEAIGGGLSIVAVGLVTWMVFWMARTARSLGSELRSHVDKAADGAAWGLVLVAALAVGREGLETALFIWAAAQATGETTFPLLGALLGLLAAAGLGYLLHRGVLKVNLGRFFTWTGVGLIVIAGGVLAYGVHDLQEAGILPGLHNLAFDVSAAIPPSSWYGTLLKGTLNFSPATTWLEAGAWLLYVIPVMFLYIRANRKPTSTSSIKAPASVVTAHP
- a CDS encoding potassium channel family protein; the protein is MTQARYRDLVEWPLMATALVFLAAYAWQVIGRVDGAAGVPFEVILWITWGIFALDYFINLWLAEDRTRWFLWNLHELLIVVLPFFRPLRLLRLVTLLSVLQRTVGETLRGRVATYVAGAAAMLILVGALAVLDVEQTDPEAKIKTFGDAAWWAVTTITTVGYGDLYPVTPIGRIVAAALMMSGIAVLGIVTASIASWLVQRIEENAEGAAAAAGAAAGEKVAAAEEPVRAEMADLVTEIAALRLEIAELRENTKLQREHGA
- a CDS encoding acyl-CoA thioesterase; this encodes MHLLLRTLVLLFTSSKRSPLGIWEESSLPLRVLPTDIDIAMHVNNGMYFSLMDLGRFDLMVRSGTWARMRKKGWTPVAAGETIAFRKSLKLWQQYSIETRIIGLDTKAIYFEQRMVVDGEIYARAHIATRLVTKGRPVTQEEIIAEFGAPPAEMELPEWIHEWRENNALPGARRPAPHSWS
- a CDS encoding ABC transporter permease subunit, with protein sequence MSSVLPLATKALTDSWRSTLAWAVGLTAACMLYLPLYPSIGGSSQMQELINALPPQMTKALNYDQIASGPGYTQATLFGLIGFLLMSMASVGWGAAAVGGDEESGLLELTLAHSVTRVQVVLERALAMVVRVGALSVLVFLLVLGLNGPAQLNVDVGHLAGAVLLFAGLALLSGTAALFAGALTGRKVYGVAAGAAVAVLGYVFNAVGRQSSTVGWLLDLSPYHWAYGNSPVANGADWGAVGGLLGISAALILLAALALQRRDVGV
- the efeO gene encoding iron uptake system protein EfeO codes for the protein MFGTPLPASRKHRTSLAVIGAAAALPLVLAGCTDNTKPASATDGPIQVSSTATECKVSSATAPSGNLTFSVKNDGNEVTEFYLLAEDGLRILGEVENIGPGISRNLVVTAPAGKYNTACKPGMQGDGIRASFEVTESGNKPSVDADMQKLLDTGTQQYTAYVKDQTEQLVTGTKAFADAFAAGDAAKARDLYAATRMHWERIEPVAESFGDLDPKLDAREADLEPGQEWTGWHRAEKDLFPPAGYTAMTPAERTAISTQLVADTEDLAKRTRTVELTADKLGNGAKELLDEVATGKVTGEEEIWSHTDLWDFQANVDGARIAFESLKPALEQKDPELATSLDGKFSALQAELKKHAKGNGFAYYNELAPEQVQQLAALVDSLGEPLSKLTAAVVL
- the efeB gene encoding iron uptake transporter deferrochelatase/peroxidase subunit yields the protein MSGCPYGHAGEPADADRNGEGAGVESSDVTAAAPDSTSTSDSTSTSDGGPAAAAEAGTPRFSRRGLLSLAGVGGAGAVAGIAAGFLGHDLVTAGAAKAATPDAGSAVVPFFGEHQAGITTPAQDRLHMAAFDVTTEDRKELIKLLKDWTAAAEAMTTGAPTGKTGAVDGPYDAPPEDTGEALDLPAAKLTLTFGFGAGLFEKDGKARFGLEGRRPEALIDLPHFPGDDLQPARTGGDIVIQACADDPQVAVHAIRNLARIGFGKVRVRWSQLGFGRTSSTSRAQVTPRNLFGFKDGTNNLKVEDNSLLDDHVWVPAGARASEQWMAGGSYLVARRIQMHIEIWDRTSLREQEGVIGRTKGAGAPLSGGDEFTAPDFALAGRNGDPLISVDSHVRLAHPDQNGGIRMLRRGYNFTDGSDGLGHLDAGLFFIAFVKDPRTHYVPMQLALAKSDKLSVEYLKHTGSGLFAVPPGVEAGGFIGQGLFA
- a CDS encoding ATP-binding cassette domain-containing protein, translating into MTQAIVVEGLRKKFGHREVLHGVDFAVERGSVFGVIGPNGAGKTTTMRCLLDIIRPSAGSISVLGQDPREAGTGLRRRIGYLPGELQLENRTTGRRVLEHFARISGPVAAGYVDELAERLHLDLDRQTRKLSKGNKQKLGLLQAFMHRPELLVLDEPTSGLDPLVQQEFHAMVREAVDGGATVFLSSHVLSEVQQAADTVAILRDGAIVTVATVEGLRAAAVRQLRFISTGTAAHDVGALLDRVPGVTNSAVRVLADNQLTAPSVEATATVAGHVQPLVQALARLELTDLVLEEPDLEEAVLTLYKGSGSRKEAHHV